From a region of the Babylonia areolata isolate BAREFJ2019XMU chromosome 21, ASM4173473v1, whole genome shotgun sequence genome:
- the LOC143296630 gene encoding trans-L-3-hydroxyproline dehydratase-like: MHTGGGPLRIVESGFPQPEGATILEKRAWLRAHADAYRQLVMFEPRGHYEMFGAVLVPTDLPEADLAAIFIHNEGYSTMCGHGVIALGRYAVDRGLVAAVSPETRVVIQCPCGPVPAYVTCKDNVTSDVRFTSVPSYVFAADVEVEVPGVGEVRVDITYGGAFYAVLPASRLGLDLAACQWSVLADQAFAVTKAVQAKVKIHHPDHPDLAFLFGTIVTDGGDHVTCASGSDPSTSSTSSVCVFADKQVDRSPCGSGTTARVALQYTRGVLSLGQKRHFRSGVTGSLFTGCAVQEVKIAGAGMDGNDVIGVRAEVSGNAYYTGTSIFTVEGSDPLAGGFLPRQI, encoded by the exons ATGCACACGGGAGGAGGGCCCCTCCGCATTGTAGAGTCCGGGTTCCCGCAACCGGAAGGGGCCACCATCTTGGAGAAACGCGCGTGGCTGCGCGCACATGCAGACGCCTACCGGCAGCTGGTAATGTTCGAGCCTCGAGGACATTACGAGATGTTCGGGGCTGTGCTGGTACCGACTGATCTACCGGAAGCTGACCTCGCCGCCATCTTTATCCACAACGAAGGCTACAGCACCATGTGCGGCCATGGGGTAATCGCTCTTGGGAG atatGCTGTTGACCGAGGCCTGGTCGCTGCAGTGAGTCCAGAAACGCGTGTCGTGATACAGTGTCCCTGCGGACCCGTTCCTGCCTACGTCACCTGCAAGGACAACGTCACCTCTGACGTCCGATTTACCAGCGTGCCTTCCTATGTGTTCGCCGCAG atgtggaggtggaggtacCCGGGGTGGGCGAGGTTCGGGTGGACATCACTTACGGAGGAGCGTTCTACGCCGTGCTGCCCGCCTCCCGCCTGGGTCTGGACCTTGCCGCGTGTCAGTGGTCTGTTCTGGCTGACCAGGCTTTTGCCGTCACCA AGGCGGTACAAGCCAAAGTAAAGATTCATCATCCGGACCATCCGGACCTGGCCTTTCTGTTCGGCACGATCGTCACGGACGGCGGTGACCACGTGACTTGCGCGTCCGGCAGTGACCCTTCGACCTCCAGCACctccagtgtctgtgtctttgctgaCAAGCag GTGGACCGATCACCCTGCGGGTCCGGCACCACGGCGAGAGTGGCGCTGCAGTACACGCGAGGAGTGCTTTCCCTTGGACAGAAACGTCACTTCCGCTCTGGCGTCACGGGGTCCCTTTTCACAGGGTGTGCTGTCCAAGAAGTGAAGATAGCGGGGGCGGGGATGGACGGAAATGACGTCATCGGAGTGAGAGCGGAGGTGTCTGGGAATGCTTATTACACGGGGACTTCCATTTTCACGGTAGAAGGCAGCGACCCTCTCGCTGGCGGCTTTCTGCCCCGACAGATATAG